A segment of the Candidatus Pelagisphaera phototrophica genome:
ATCTAGATCTCGGGCATGACTCGTTTCTAATCGAGTCCAACGAGCTTTTCAATCTTGTGCGTAACTTTCTTTCCACGTAATCGATCTCGCCAATCCTTAGCTCGCACTCAGATCGTATATGGCATAGCCGCTTAGCCAATTCGGGAGTATGGTAGATTCACGCTTCCAGTCCCCTCTGAGATAAACTTTGCGAGCAATGTGAAAATTTTGATGGCGGCAATAGGATTCAAACTGCCTTACCGAAAGAGGATTACCCCGTCTCGATTCAGCCCAATCCGCTGGATACACCTCATTTTCCAATCGCCGACCGTGTATAAGCATGCTCAGTCTGTTTTTCCAGTAGGCAAAGTTCACAAATCCAATGGTCAGATTTTGCGAAACGCGCAGCGCCTCCCGGATAACCTTAGATGGGCTATCCAGCTCCTGCAAGGTACGCGAGCAGATCACCCGGTCAAAATGATTGTCAGGAAACGAGCCCATGAACTCCATCATGTCACCCAAATAGGCGGATAGCCCTCGTTTGACGCAGTCGTGAATCTTTTCCGGACTCAAATCAACCCCCACGCCCTCAGTCTGCCTGCTCTGTTTCAGATACTCGAGAAGGACACCGCGACCACAACCGAGATCCAATACGCGCGAACCGGGCTCCACCCAGTCGCGCATGATCTGCATATCTACGGATCGCTTGTCCTTATACTTAGCCATTACAGTGAACTGTCCTAAGCGGCCACATGGGTTGATCAAGACAGAAAGCTGTCATAGGAAATTAGCCTGGGTTCACTCAACCTTCGATTCTGCACAGGCCAATCGAATTACTATTCCCGCTTTTTCTCCCCGGCCATAACCCGCCGCATCTTCGTCGAAGGCTTTGCAACAGCCATGAGAGAACAGGCATTTTCCTGCACTCATCACAATAGGAAATTCTGGCCAAAGCATTACGTCCACCCCTCCAGCTATCGCTGTTTCAGACTCCCCACTCCATTGCTATGGCAGGCGAAATGAGGAGGAGCAAGCCTACCCCAACAATAGCGATCGATTACTTGGCCATATCCTCTAATATTATTTAAGCTCCAAAACGGCCTGTTCCCATTTTAATTTTGCCGCGTCTAACATTTCCTTGCCAATCGCCTCAATCACAGAGGCGACG
Coding sequences within it:
- a CDS encoding methionine biosynthesis protein MetW, which codes for MAKYKDKRSVDMQIMRDWVEPGSRVLDLGCGRGVLLEYLKQSRQTEGVGVDLSPEKIHDCVKRGLSAYLGDMMEFMGSFPDNHFDRVICSRTLQELDSPSKVIREALRVSQNLTIGFVNFAYWKNRLSMLIHGRRLENEVYPADWAESRRGNPLSVRQFESYCRHQNFHIARKVYLRGDWKRESTILPNWLSGYAIYDLSAS